In the genome of Gemmatimonadaceae bacterium, one region contains:
- a CDS encoding DUF4198 domain-containing protein, producing MRLLSRGLTRTTAKIGWYPVRAVFVVLTLAMTVGTVSWAHDFWLVPNAFHARQGGMVEVRGQTSSRFPTSESAVAVERVADARLISKGGADRITGLAIDGKSLRLRHRPRRSAQYVVAVSLEPRSIRESVGSFLRYLELEGAPEARRRLEADGTLAGRDSVTRRYAKYAKTFVQVGRGGPRAFAEVAGHPLELLPVRDPSAARRGDTLRFRLLYRGAPLEGARLTAGAVVHSATSLESPVVTSPDTTLVTDRSGEIVVRLGAAGLWNVRGIHIAPAEPGSGADWDTHWVSIVFHAALR from the coding sequence ATGCGACTATTGTCACGCGGGCTGACGCGAACGACAGCAAAGATCGGGTGGTACCCGGTGCGCGCGGTGTTCGTGGTGTTGACGTTGGCGATGACGGTTGGCACCGTTTCGTGGGCGCACGATTTCTGGCTCGTCCCCAACGCGTTCCACGCGAGGCAGGGCGGGATGGTAGAGGTTCGGGGCCAGACCAGCAGCCGCTTTCCAACGAGCGAGTCTGCGGTCGCCGTCGAGCGGGTTGCCGATGCGCGGCTGATATCAAAGGGCGGCGCCGATCGCATTACAGGCTTGGCGATTGACGGCAAGTCGCTGCGACTCCGGCATCGCCCACGCCGCTCCGCGCAATACGTCGTCGCCGTGTCTCTCGAGCCACGCTCCATCAGGGAATCCGTCGGCAGTTTTCTCCGATACCTGGAGCTTGAGGGGGCGCCGGAAGCCCGTCGACGTCTGGAGGCCGACGGAACGCTGGCTGGCCGGGACAGCGTGACGCGGCGGTACGCGAAGTACGCGAAGACTTTCGTGCAGGTCGGGCGTGGTGGCCCACGCGCATTTGCCGAAGTTGCAGGCCATCCTTTGGAGCTCCTCCCCGTGCGTGATCCATCCGCCGCGCGGCGCGGTGACACGTTGCGCTTTCGACTTCTATATAGAGGTGCGCCGCTCGAGGGTGCGCGTCTCACGGCTGGGGCGGTCGTCCACTCGGCGACCAGCCTTGAGTCGCCTGTCGTGACTTCACCCGACACGACTCTCGTGACCGATCGGTCCGGTGAGATCGTCGTGCGTCTGGGCGCGGCGGGGCTCTGGAACGTGCGCGGGATCCACATCGCCCCCGCCGAGCCGGGCTCCGGCGCTGATTGGGACACGCACTGGGTCAGCATCGTGTTTCACGCCGCGTTGCGATGA
- a CDS encoding sialidase family protein, producing MKCVLSFSLLVPIALFGAAACGGVGDAGGRGAVPLVTPVTSPAGPGSGEPFLALGSDGVMYLSWLEPIDSAHALKFAVYDGASWSAPRTIREGRDFFVNWADFPSIKVMGDGRLVAHWLQRTGSATYAYGVRVSQSADGGATWSEPLIPHRDSSDTEHGFVTLWREGLNVGAVWLDGRKYNTAGHSPTNEMMVMTTTIAPDGRLGVESPIDERACDCCQTAVAITSGGPIVAYRDRSADEIRDIYVARRVNDRWTTPVPVHADGWKIAACPVNGPALAAKDERVALAWFTSANDSAKVKVAFSSDAGASFGAPVRIDEGQPAGRVDVALLRDGGALVSWIERTGGDTAAVRVRHMTADGKLAPAITVATSSAARASGFPRMIIHGGDAIFAWTEPGKPSAIRLAKLSNPGR from the coding sequence ATGAAATGCGTTTTGTCCTTCAGCCTTCTCGTGCCGATCGCACTCTTTGGCGCGGCGGCGTGCGGGGGCGTTGGAGATGCCGGCGGACGGGGTGCCGTCCCTCTCGTCACGCCTGTCACGAGTCCCGCGGGCCCTGGATCCGGCGAGCCGTTCCTCGCGCTGGGCTCCGACGGAGTCATGTACCTCAGCTGGCTCGAGCCAATCGATTCGGCGCACGCGCTCAAGTTTGCCGTTTACGACGGCGCGTCGTGGTCAGCGCCGCGCACGATTCGCGAGGGCCGCGATTTTTTCGTGAACTGGGCCGATTTCCCGTCGATCAAGGTGATGGGGGACGGGCGGCTCGTCGCGCACTGGCTGCAGAGGACCGGGTCCGCGACCTACGCGTATGGCGTGCGCGTCTCGCAGTCCGCTGACGGCGGCGCGACGTGGAGCGAGCCGCTGATACCGCACCGCGATTCGTCCGACACCGAGCACGGTTTCGTCACGCTCTGGCGCGAAGGCTTGAACGTGGGCGCCGTCTGGCTCGACGGACGGAAATACAACACCGCCGGCCATTCGCCCACGAACGAGATGATGGTCATGACTACGACTATCGCGCCTGACGGACGCCTCGGCGTGGAGTCTCCGATCGACGAGCGCGCGTGCGATTGCTGCCAGACCGCGGTCGCGATCACGTCCGGTGGACCGATCGTGGCGTATCGCGACAGGTCGGCGGACGAGATCCGCGACATCTACGTCGCGCGGCGCGTGAACGACCGGTGGACGACGCCCGTGCCGGTTCACGCCGACGGCTGGAAGATCGCCGCGTGCCCGGTCAACGGGCCGGCCCTGGCGGCGAAGGACGAGCGAGTGGCGCTCGCGTGGTTCACTTCGGCGAACGACAGCGCCAAGGTGAAAGTCGCTTTCTCGTCCGATGCGGGGGCGTCTTTCGGGGCGCCGGTGCGCATCGATGAAGGACAGCCGGCGGGGCGCGTCGACGTCGCGCTGCTGCGTGACGGCGGCGCGCTGGTGAGCTGGATCGAGCGCACCGGCGGAGACACCGCCGCGGTGCGGGTGCGGCACATGACGGCCGACGGCAAGCTCGCGCCGGCGATCACGGTCGCCACGTCGTCGGCCGCGCGCGCCAGCGGATTTCCCCGAATGATCATTCACGGCGGTGACGCGATCTTCGCCTGGACGGAGCCGGGGAAGCCGTCCGCGATACGGCTCGCGAAGCTGTCGAATCCCGGCCGGTGA
- a CDS encoding M56 family metallopeptidase: MTSRAIPRRGAAHERALLVGIAVVLLMGTVPVFAHHLPLPGLGELGQLERVGAICLVTLHLALAPIHGVIHVLLAGGLAYAIFDRVRAGVRLRRGMRRLDISPAVPGSRMFVAAHTAGLNPAVVFIAREAGNPAFTFGGWRPKVCISEALESSLSDDELRCVLAHEACHVLRRDPLRLSVLRFLGLTLFWIPALSRMAADVAIEAELEADLAGAGDRPLVMASALIKAAKERTTLRLAHVSPLIRDDLLDVRVRRLAGECPPLPSRITRRAFAGATAALAVVWLSGAVVAHPLHGPDAAGSACLEHSGWAASHLFCTHYVVGGKPCPHAVAASSTTTHGQH; the protein is encoded by the coding sequence TTGACGAGCCGGGCGATCCCCCGACGCGGGGCGGCGCACGAGCGCGCGCTACTCGTAGGCATCGCTGTTGTCTTGCTGATGGGTACGGTTCCGGTGTTCGCGCACCACCTTCCTCTCCCGGGACTCGGAGAGCTGGGGCAGCTTGAGCGCGTAGGCGCGATCTGCCTCGTAACTCTTCACCTCGCGCTCGCGCCGATTCACGGGGTCATTCACGTGCTGCTCGCTGGCGGTCTTGCGTACGCCATTTTTGACAGGGTGCGTGCCGGAGTTCGCCTGCGACGCGGGATGCGACGTCTCGACATCAGCCCGGCGGTGCCGGGATCGCGGATGTTCGTCGCTGCGCACACGGCCGGCTTGAATCCCGCCGTTGTGTTCATCGCGAGAGAGGCAGGGAATCCTGCTTTCACTTTCGGAGGCTGGCGGCCGAAGGTGTGTATTTCCGAAGCCCTCGAGTCGTCACTCTCCGACGACGAGCTGCGCTGCGTGCTCGCGCACGAGGCTTGTCATGTCCTCCGCCGGGATCCACTCCGCCTTTCCGTACTGCGCTTTTTAGGGCTGACGCTGTTCTGGATTCCCGCGTTGAGTCGCATGGCCGCCGACGTAGCGATCGAGGCCGAGCTGGAAGCTGATCTGGCCGGCGCAGGAGACCGACCCCTGGTCATGGCCTCGGCACTGATCAAGGCGGCGAAGGAGCGGACCACGCTTCGCCTCGCGCATGTGAGTCCCCTCATTCGCGACGATCTGCTCGACGTGCGGGTGCGCCGGCTGGCCGGAGAGTGCCCTCCACTCCCATCGCGTATAACCCGCCGTGCGTTCGCCGGGGCGACAGCGGCTCTCGCCGTCGTCTGGCTTTCGGGCGCGGTGGTCGCTCACCCGCTCCACGGTCCGGACGCGGCCGGAAGTGCATGTCTGGAGCATTCCGGATGGGCCGCATCGCATCTGTTCTGTACTCACTACGTAGTCGGGGGCAAGCCGTGTCCGCACGCGGTGGCGGCAAGTTCGACGACAACGCACGGACAGCACTGA
- a CDS encoding cytochrome c biogenesis protein CcdA, which translates to MQGSDSVGLAISFTAGVLSFLSPCVLPLIPSYVTFITGLGLEDVKRSRRIALVHSLLFVTGFTLVFLALGATATAFGRLLGYHRVWVGRIGGVLVVLLGLYLIGAFNFGPFARERRVHLATKPLGYVGTLVVGMAFAAGWTPCIGPILGAVLTYTASSADLNRGLVLLLAYSLGLAVPFVAAALMVDRFVALFERYRGGLVWMSRIAGALLIAIGLLMLTDTMILLSQWLQPMTPEFLRSRL; encoded by the coding sequence ATGCAGGGATCTGATTCCGTCGGCCTCGCGATCAGCTTCACCGCGGGCGTGCTGAGCTTTCTCTCGCCCTGCGTCCTCCCGCTGATTCCCAGCTACGTGACGTTCATCACCGGACTCGGCCTCGAGGACGTGAAGCGATCGCGCCGGATCGCGCTGGTGCACTCGCTTCTTTTCGTCACCGGGTTCACGCTCGTCTTCCTCGCCCTCGGCGCGACTGCGACGGCTTTCGGACGGCTGCTGGGCTACCACCGGGTGTGGGTGGGACGGATCGGCGGCGTGCTGGTGGTGCTGCTCGGGCTGTATTTGATAGGCGCGTTCAACTTCGGGCCGTTCGCGCGGGAGCGGCGGGTTCACCTGGCAACGAAGCCGCTCGGCTATGTCGGAACGCTGGTAGTTGGAATGGCGTTCGCGGCGGGGTGGACGCCGTGCATCGGACCGATTCTGGGAGCGGTGCTCACCTACACCGCGAGCTCGGCTGATCTCAATCGCGGGCTCGTGCTGCTGCTCGCCTATTCGCTTGGCCTCGCGGTTCCGTTCGTGGCGGCCGCGCTGATGGTGGACAGGTTCGTGGCCCTGTTCGAGCGGTACCGCGGCGGACTCGTGTGGATGTCGCGGATCGCGGGCGCGCTGCTCATCGCGATCGGACTGCTGATGCTCACGGACACCATGATCCTGCTGTCGCAGTGGCTGCAGCCGATGACCCCGGAGTTTCTTCGCAGCCGGCTGTGA
- a CDS encoding LysM peptidoglycan-binding domain-containing protein, which produces MKESEGLYRSFRLLRRLAIGSLVIVLGIAVFGYVFFMRGVDIPEARELAERELSSGTLRFGEKVHRQAHVYMRRPADYFRGTNGVLAATDERLIFIGVAPQDNLESLDAPPSIIVEEFPNDTLLGVDPGHVYFLSAPGVTVRREGRSATFAATRAHRRELDSLEAYVNGSHTAQRELAAREAQLRAKVREIANAPLHYVVQRGDAVSTIANTFGTTVEQLQAWNNLAGPRIRIGDRMIVKPPGPRQPPAEPATPRR; this is translated from the coding sequence ATGAAAGAATCTGAAGGGCTGTACCGCTCGTTCCGGCTGCTCCGGCGCCTGGCGATCGGGAGCCTCGTGATCGTGCTCGGGATCGCCGTGTTCGGCTACGTCTTTTTCATGCGCGGGGTGGACATCCCGGAGGCCCGGGAGCTGGCCGAGCGCGAGCTCTCGAGCGGCACTCTCCGGTTCGGCGAGAAGGTGCACCGGCAGGCGCACGTGTACATGCGCCGCCCTGCGGACTATTTCCGCGGCACCAACGGGGTCCTCGCCGCTACCGACGAGCGGCTGATCTTCATCGGCGTGGCCCCCCAGGACAACCTCGAGAGCCTCGACGCGCCCCCGTCCATCATCGTGGAGGAGTTCCCCAACGATACTCTTTTAGGGGTGGATCCCGGGCACGTCTATTTCCTGAGCGCGCCGGGAGTGACGGTCAGGCGCGAGGGACGATCGGCGACCTTCGCCGCCACCCGCGCGCACCGCCGGGAGCTGGACTCGCTCGAAGCCTACGTCAACGGCTCGCACACGGCCCAGCGCGAGCTCGCGGCGCGGGAAGCGCAGCTCCGCGCCAAGGTGCGGGAGATCGCGAACGCGCCGCTCCATTACGTCGTGCAGCGCGGCGACGCCGTCTCCACCATCGCCAACACCTTCGGCACGACTGTCGAGCAGCTGCAGGCGTGGAACAATCTCGCCGGTCCGCGTATCCGGATCGGCGACCGGATGATCGTGAAGCCGCCGGGCCCGCGTCAGCCTCCCGCCGAGCCGGCTACGCCCAGGAGATGA
- a CDS encoding divalent metal cation transporter: protein MPDAPKKEERREAPRPEREYDRTIVTRLRSFGRELGPGLITGAADDDPSGIATYSQAGAAFGFGLLWTTIITLPLMTAVQLMCARIGLVSQQGLAAVVRDHYSKYLLWAVCALLLFGNVVNIAANLGGMGAAAGLVTGRRSILWVPLFTVITIAFLVFSSYRLMSSVLKWLALALFAYVAAAFLAKPDWIEVLDGTFHPHFAMDRRYLLTFVAILGTTISPYLFFWQAAQNVEHYADAAEPGRPRRAIERELRSAGRDVGAGMLISNVIMFFIILTAGATLHPAGITTVDSAADAAMALEPLAGKAAALVFSIGIIGTGMLAVPVLAGSAAYAVAEAGQWHRGMNRKPRQAHHFYFVIVLAMLIGMALNFGGVNPMRMLFGAAVVNGVLAPPLIVVILLICNNRGVMGEKRNGWLINTGGIAAALLMGAGAIILLISWA from the coding sequence ATGCCCGACGCACCGAAAAAGGAGGAGAGGCGCGAGGCGCCGCGTCCCGAGCGGGAGTACGACCGCACTATCGTGACGCGGCTGCGGAGCTTCGGACGCGAGCTCGGGCCCGGGCTCATCACCGGCGCCGCGGACGACGACCCGTCGGGAATCGCGACCTACTCCCAGGCCGGAGCAGCGTTCGGCTTCGGCTTGCTGTGGACGACGATCATCACGCTCCCGCTGATGACAGCGGTGCAGCTGATGTGCGCGCGCATCGGGCTCGTGTCGCAGCAGGGACTGGCGGCCGTGGTGCGGGATCATTACTCGAAGTACCTGCTCTGGGCGGTGTGCGCGCTGCTGCTGTTCGGCAACGTCGTCAACATCGCGGCCAACCTCGGCGGGATGGGCGCCGCGGCCGGGCTCGTCACGGGGCGGAGAAGCATTCTCTGGGTGCCCCTGTTCACCGTGATCACGATCGCGTTCCTGGTGTTTTCGTCGTACCGGCTGATGAGCTCCGTGCTCAAGTGGCTGGCGTTGGCGCTGTTTGCCTACGTCGCGGCTGCTTTTCTGGCCAAGCCGGATTGGATCGAGGTGCTCGACGGCACGTTCCATCCGCACTTCGCGATGGACCGCCGGTACCTGCTCACGTTCGTCGCCATCCTCGGGACGACCATATCGCCCTATCTCTTTTTTTGGCAGGCAGCGCAAAACGTCGAGCACTACGCGGATGCAGCCGAGCCCGGCCGCCCGCGCCGCGCGATCGAGCGGGAGCTCAGGTCCGCCGGTCGAGACGTCGGCGCCGGGATGCTGATATCGAACGTGATCATGTTCTTCATCATCCTCACCGCCGGCGCGACGCTGCACCCGGCCGGGATCACGACGGTCGACTCCGCGGCGGATGCCGCCATGGCCCTCGAGCCGCTCGCGGGGAAGGCCGCGGCGCTCGTGTTCTCGATCGGAATCATCGGCACGGGAATGCTCGCGGTCCCGGTCCTCGCGGGCTCGGCGGCCTATGCGGTGGCGGAAGCGGGCCAGTGGCACCGGGGGATGAATCGCAAGCCGCGCCAGGCCCATCATTTCTACTTCGTCATCGTGCTCGCGATGCTGATCGGCATGGCGCTGAACTTCGGCGGGGTGAACCCGATGCGCATGCTGTTCGGCGCGGCCGTGGTAAACGGCGTGCTCGCGCCGCCGCTCATCGTCGTGATCCTGCTCATCTGCAACAACCGCGGCGTGATGGGCGAGAAGCGGAACGGCTGGCTGATCAACACCGGCGGGATCGCGGCCGCGCTGCTCATGGGCGCGGGCGCGATCATCCTGCTCATCTCCTGGGCGTAG
- a CDS encoding helix-turn-helix transcriptional regulator — translation MAEWIGRDLKRLRKLRGMRRQDVAAQLRQPVSVSTIRNIEHDERYNVSLDLLGQIAQVLGADVRVTLEPREVESKARAEEARRVIASDHFIHLIRENHPDCPLTNSQIGRRMWGFANARGATRVRERKLVKKALSWTGLKRAPTTAAEYEVGEHDVAAMERYADRLGRAFKDDKGRILVPVA, via the coding sequence ATGGCCGAGTGGATCGGGCGCGACCTCAAGCGTCTTCGGAAGCTTAGAGGGATGCGCCGCCAGGATGTAGCCGCTCAGCTCCGGCAACCCGTGTCCGTTTCCACGATCCGCAACATCGAGCACGACGAACGGTATAACGTCTCGCTCGATCTGCTGGGTCAGATCGCCCAGGTACTGGGCGCGGACGTGCGGGTCACGCTGGAGCCGCGGGAAGTCGAATCGAAGGCACGGGCGGAGGAGGCGAGACGGGTGATCGCGAGCGATCACTTCATCCACCTCATCCGGGAGAACCATCCCGACTGTCCGTTGACGAATTCGCAGATAGGCCGGCGGATGTGGGGGTTCGCGAATGCGCGCGGTGCCACGCGCGTGCGGGAGCGGAAGCTGGTGAAGAAGGCGCTAAGCTGGACGGGACTGAAGCGCGCGCCTACCACGGCTGCGGAATACGAAGTTGGGGAACACGATGTGGCGGCGATGGAGCGCTATGCTGATCGCCTCGGAAGAGCATTCAAGGACGACAAGGGCCGGATTCTGGTCCCTGTCGCCTGA
- a CDS encoding DUF305 domain-containing protein gives MRGKLREHGRFRPDDEAMRRDLPEVRGRVPEDGRMSANSRIAAGLMVISAGTLAAACAGEREVPGEDTAVAAAAPAVGAAAEADKEFLAKMIGHHSGMLVMAEAAMASATGEAKSDAQTAHHMQAMEIDSMSAILSMRYLTMITPAVSAEARMMADSLKNLSGAFVTHAFYDMTIQHHRAAIAMVDEYLPRLSPAIAAMTSKMKVDQTAEISEFQRKAGEAHPSRPSP, from the coding sequence ATGCGCGGAAAGCTGCGAGAGCATGGCCGGTTCCGACCAGACGATGAAGCGATGCGCCGAGATTTGCCGGAAGTGCGCGGCAGAGTGCCGGAAGATGGCCGCATGAGCGCCAACTCGAGGATCGCCGCCGGCTTGATGGTGATTTCGGCCGGTACCTTGGCTGCGGCATGCGCCGGCGAGCGCGAGGTGCCGGGCGAGGATACCGCCGTGGCCGCGGCTGCGCCTGCGGTCGGCGCCGCCGCCGAAGCCGATAAGGAGTTTCTTGCGAAGATGATCGGCCACCATAGCGGCATGCTTGTGATGGCAGAGGCCGCGATGGCATCCGCGACCGGCGAGGCGAAAAGCGACGCGCAAACAGCGCATCACATGCAGGCCATGGAAATAGACAGCATGTCCGCGATACTGAGTATGCGATACCTGACCATGATCACGCCAGCCGTGAGCGCAGAGGCCCGAATGATGGCCGACTCGCTGAAAAACCTGTCGGGCGCGTTCGTGACACACGCTTTCTATGACATGACGATCCAACACCACAGGGCGGCGATCGCAATGGTCGACGAATATTTGCCGCGCCTCTCACCGGCCATAGCAGCCATGACTTCCAAAATGAAGGTCGATCAGACCGCGGAGATCTCGGAGTTCCAGCGGAAGGCGGGCGAGGCTCATCCGTCCCGACCCTCACCATAG
- a CDS encoding TlpA disulfide reductase family protein: MSEARVRLTLRALAFCALAAAGCSGEAGIARVDIGAPVPAYAATSLAGDSVSLAALRGKVVLLNVWATWCHPCRDEIPELQALHERYAARGLELVGISVDAESADDAIRAFMRDFRMTYPVWRDPAERVSAQFHVVGVPATFLIDREGVLRWRKTGPIQPGDATLARALEEALGS; encoded by the coding sequence GTGAGCGAAGCGCGAGTGCGATTGACGTTGCGGGCGCTCGCCTTTTGCGCGCTGGCGGCTGCCGGATGCTCGGGCGAAGCGGGCATCGCGCGCGTGGACATCGGCGCGCCGGTTCCCGCGTACGCCGCGACGTCGCTGGCCGGTGACAGCGTGTCGCTCGCGGCGCTGCGGGGGAAAGTCGTGCTGCTGAACGTGTGGGCGACGTGGTGCCATCCGTGCCGGGACGAGATCCCCGAGCTGCAGGCGCTGCACGAGCGGTACGCGGCGCGCGGGCTCGAGCTGGTCGGCATCAGTGTCGACGCCGAGAGCGCTGACGACGCGATCCGCGCGTTCATGCGCGATTTCCGGATGACGTATCCCGTGTGGCGCGATCCCGCCGAGCGTGTCTCCGCGCAGTTCCACGTCGTGGGCGTGCCCGCGACCTTCCTGATCGACAGGGAGGGCGTGCTCCGGTGGCGTAAGACCGGGCCCATTCAGCCCGGAGACGCGACGCTTGCCAGAGCGCTCGAAGAGGCGCTCGGGAGCTGA
- a CDS encoding BlaI/MecI/CopY family transcriptional regulator, protein MKPPRLRPTLRLDARGVAKVLGDLEAKVMIALWDIECEAPARAVHERVARQHPVQLLTVVTVLNKLVAKALVKRVRRDGLLHFGARYSRAAFDTYVSRRLVEGVLGFSRDLVTASLVDVLAETDHEALEELARLVQERLAEEEDR, encoded by the coding sequence ATGAAGCCCCCGCGATTACGGCCCACGCTGCGTCTCGACGCGCGCGGCGTAGCCAAGGTGCTGGGCGACCTCGAAGCCAAAGTCATGATTGCACTATGGGATATCGAGTGCGAGGCACCGGCGCGCGCCGTTCATGAGCGCGTGGCGCGGCAGCACCCGGTGCAACTGCTGACGGTCGTCACTGTGCTCAACAAGCTCGTCGCGAAAGCATTGGTCAAGCGCGTGCGCCGCGACGGCCTGCTCCATTTCGGCGCACGGTATTCCCGCGCCGCATTCGACACGTATGTCTCGCGCCGTCTCGTCGAGGGCGTCCTTGGTTTCAGTCGGGACCTCGTCACGGCCTCGCTAGTGGACGTGCTGGCAGAAACCGACCATGAGGCGCTCGAAGAGCTTGCGCGCCTGGTGCAAGAGAGATTGGCGGAAGAGGAGGATCGTTGA
- a CDS encoding CopD family protein: MRFGAGRLSAIVWAVAIALPGAALAHGLLRSSSPAAQSVLTSPPRVIRLTFTEAPELTFTRIRLAGPAGDILLGPLEILPGMVAAAKIPGVLEPGVYRVEWRTAGADGHPVSGQFPFTVKLAIDSNAAGGDTMSPPAQSHAEMVGHTATSGDERGGVAKDFLAVILRWFTLAGAIVAIGAVAFRLTVLARVSLEIDREIKTDYLPAAARGAAIVGLVASATVAVVAIARLLLQSRAMHGGNEMWDPALIAPMLTDTNWGRAWLLQMAAAITAVASYAAIHRSRQAAWYVAGAATVALVVGLALASHAASVPRLVAQSIVANSIHTVAASGWLGNLLVVFLVGLPLAWRLDRDDRWTVVRDVVNAFSPAALGFGGLAGATGVFMAWTHVGSLAALTGTDYGRVLLLKVGLLSLTALTGAYNWLRVRPTLGDQTGALRLRRTAGVEIGIAALVVAVTAVLVALPMPMD; this comes from the coding sequence ATGCGTTTCGGGGCCGGCCGACTATCGGCAATTGTCTGGGCTGTCGCCATTGCACTGCCGGGAGCGGCACTCGCGCACGGCCTATTGCGGAGCTCGTCTCCCGCGGCGCAGTCGGTTCTCACGAGCCCGCCGCGGGTGATCCGGCTGACTTTTACAGAAGCGCCCGAGCTTACGTTCACGCGGATCCGGCTTGCGGGACCGGCCGGGGACATATTACTGGGTCCCCTCGAAATTTTGCCGGGGATGGTGGCGGCGGCGAAAATTCCCGGCGTGTTGGAGCCCGGAGTCTATCGCGTCGAATGGCGCACGGCCGGCGCCGACGGGCATCCCGTCTCGGGCCAGTTTCCCTTTACGGTCAAATTGGCGATCGACTCCAACGCGGCCGGCGGAGATACGATGTCGCCGCCCGCGCAGTCGCATGCGGAGATGGTGGGCCACACGGCTACGTCGGGCGATGAGCGGGGCGGGGTGGCGAAGGATTTTCTCGCCGTGATTCTGCGGTGGTTCACGCTCGCCGGCGCGATCGTCGCGATCGGGGCAGTGGCTTTCCGGCTTACCGTGCTCGCACGGGTTTCGCTGGAAATCGACCGCGAGATCAAGACGGATTATCTCCCGGCGGCGGCGAGGGGGGCCGCCATAGTGGGGCTCGTCGCGTCCGCCACGGTGGCTGTAGTGGCGATCGCGCGGCTCCTGCTTCAATCGCGCGCCATGCATGGCGGGAACGAGATGTGGGATCCAGCGCTGATCGCGCCGATGCTCACCGATACCAACTGGGGGAGGGCGTGGCTGCTGCAGATGGCCGCTGCGATCACCGCGGTCGCCTCGTATGCCGCTATCCATCGCTCGCGGCAGGCAGCGTGGTATGTGGCCGGCGCGGCAACCGTTGCGCTCGTGGTCGGACTCGCGCTGGCGAGTCACGCCGCGTCGGTCCCACGGCTGGTTGCGCAATCGATCGTGGCCAACTCCATACATACCGTCGCTGCGTCCGGGTGGCTCGGAAATCTGTTGGTGGTGTTCCTCGTTGGACTCCCATTGGCGTGGCGTCTCGACCGCGATGACAGATGGACGGTGGTACGCGATGTCGTAAACGCGTTCTCGCCGGCGGCACTTGGTTTCGGCGGGCTCGCCGGAGCGACCGGAGTGTTCATGGCGTGGACTCATGTGGGCTCCCTCGCCGCGCTCACGGGCACCGATTATGGCAGGGTGTTGCTGCTCAAGGTCGGGCTGCTGTCCTTGACTGCGCTGACTGGCGCGTACAACTGGTTGCGGGTTCGTCCGACGCTCGGAGACCAGACCGGCGCATTGCGCCTGCGCCGGACCGCCGGCGTCGAGATCGGAATCGCGGCGCTGGTTGTCGCCGTAACGGCGGTGCTGGTCGCGCTTCCTATGCCGATGGACTAG